The Bdellovibrio bacteriovorus genome includes a region encoding these proteins:
- a CDS encoding response regulator, whose translation MTETFEKSSRFTTLKTFFLIAAVLIVFNSILLLNVFRNIRQQQIWVQHTANVISELDLMMSAVKDAETGVRGYLLTNRKDYLDPYFSGVKEARERYLHLRSLTIDNPRQQASLNDIEKTLADREAAFKNSLRNNTSVGEDAALPGEGKLVMDKLRDQVGHMKAEEQRLLKDRQEKAQNSEDIGFISWFFSIAVNLALTGTAFYLIRRSWRQQGAENARQARETWMKSRLAEVSAILAEDLTMVELGDKVLHYLCRLLQIPAARLYITDGDSLLLKATYAESKAFAHRRIERIKIGETLLGEAVQKDEMFKIRNVPSGYLQIESSLGITDPKSILFFPIYQYGRPVGILEFALFRDLTDDERALLNSLREVVAVGINTAHAKEDLQRLLNTTQEQALELQAQQEELRASNEELEEQARALEIQQENLNNKNRELEFSRKEVEAKALDLEKTNQYKSEFLAKMSHELRTPLNSLLILATLLKENKEGNLNEQQIGFASTIYDAGNDLLGLISDILDISKIEARKLTLRAERFTMGHLISQLQSTFLPQTNKKNLRLVIDASEEIKALPMNTDLQRVEQILRNFLSNAVKFTEKGSITIKAEHSSTHKDFVTIKIIDTGIGISDEKRVTIFEAFEQADSSISRRYGGTGLGLTISRELTSLLGGHVYVDSEVGYGSAFTLEIPQTLPGASSSPHSETASQQVVKYTAPTRPERSSVIVDEKVSTMISSLEPQRKTLLIVEDDEATSRLIAETAKGYGYQSLEASSGELALAVLKEYVPTAIMLDIKLPGISGVGLLETIKQMPRLRHVPVHMISALDYQHNTMRMGAMGYLAKPTSTKDVGTALSQIEALISKKARSLLVIEDDQAQREAIISLVQGLDLKIVGASHGEEALEHLRKENFDCVVLDLALPDMSGAEFLDKLNAVSSHLPPVIIYTGQDLSRDEEAALRQYAESIILKGVRSPERLLDEVNLFLHRVEGDLPESQRDILKQLRSREQSFEGRTVLLVDDDLRNLFSLTHVLESKGFKVVVARDGIEALEKLDEVPKIDVILMDIMMPRMDGYETIQKIREKSQYATTPIIALTAKAMKGDHEKCIQVGANDYLPKPINLGSLVSVLKVWISSLETVV comes from the coding sequence GTGACTGAAACCTTCGAAAAAAGCTCTCGCTTTACGACATTAAAAACCTTCTTTCTGATCGCTGCCGTTCTGATCGTTTTTAATTCGATTCTTCTTCTGAATGTCTTTAGAAATATTCGCCAACAGCAGATTTGGGTGCAGCATACAGCGAATGTTATTTCCGAACTCGATCTGATGATGTCAGCCGTGAAAGATGCTGAGACGGGCGTGCGCGGGTATCTTCTGACAAATCGTAAAGATTATTTGGATCCGTATTTTTCTGGCGTGAAAGAAGCCCGCGAACGCTACCTACATCTGCGCAGTCTCACGATCGACAATCCTCGACAGCAAGCCTCTTTGAACGATATCGAAAAAACTTTAGCGGATCGAGAAGCGGCTTTCAAAAATTCCCTTCGCAATAACACTTCCGTCGGCGAAGACGCGGCTTTACCCGGTGAGGGTAAACTTGTCATGGACAAGTTGCGCGATCAAGTCGGTCACATGAAAGCGGAAGAACAAAGACTGCTTAAAGATCGCCAAGAAAAAGCGCAGAACTCTGAAGACATTGGTTTTATATCCTGGTTCTTTTCGATTGCGGTGAACTTAGCCTTAACTGGTACGGCTTTTTATCTTATTCGTCGTAGTTGGCGCCAACAGGGTGCTGAAAATGCACGTCAAGCACGTGAAACCTGGATGAAGTCGCGACTGGCAGAAGTGTCCGCCATCTTAGCGGAAGATCTTACGATGGTCGAACTTGGCGACAAAGTCCTGCACTATCTTTGTCGTCTGCTGCAAATTCCGGCGGCTCGTCTTTACATTACGGATGGGGACAGTCTGCTATTGAAGGCGACGTACGCTGAAAGCAAAGCCTTCGCACATAGACGGATTGAACGTATTAAAATCGGTGAAACTCTTTTAGGAGAAGCCGTTCAAAAAGATGAGATGTTTAAAATCCGCAATGTTCCCAGCGGCTATCTGCAAATCGAATCTAGTCTGGGCATCACAGATCCAAAGTCGATACTGTTCTTTCCGATTTATCAGTATGGCAGACCGGTGGGCATTTTAGAGTTCGCACTCTTCCGCGATCTTACTGACGACGAGCGCGCGCTTTTAAACAGTCTGCGCGAAGTCGTCGCCGTGGGAATCAACACCGCGCATGCGAAAGAAGATTTGCAGCGTTTATTGAATACAACTCAAGAACAAGCCCTCGAACTGCAAGCACAACAAGAAGAGCTTCGTGCAAGCAATGAAGAACTTGAGGAACAAGCACGTGCTTTGGAAATTCAACAAGAAAACTTAAATAATAAAAACCGTGAATTGGAGTTTTCGCGTAAGGAAGTAGAAGCCAAAGCCCTGGATTTAGAAAAGACCAATCAGTACAAGTCAGAATTTTTAGCCAAGATGTCGCATGAACTGCGCACCCCACTGAACAGCTTACTGATTCTAGCGACACTGCTTAAAGAAAACAAAGAGGGCAACCTGAACGAGCAGCAAATCGGTTTTGCTTCTACGATCTATGATGCCGGAAATGATTTGTTGGGTCTTATCAGTGATATCCTGGACATCTCTAAAATTGAAGCACGCAAGCTGACTTTGCGAGCCGAACGATTCACGATGGGCCACTTGATTTCCCAGCTTCAATCCACATTCTTGCCGCAAACAAATAAAAAGAATCTGCGTCTGGTGATTGACGCTTCGGAAGAGATCAAAGCACTTCCCATGAACACAGATTTACAGCGTGTTGAACAAATCCTGCGCAACTTCCTTTCCAATGCGGTGAAGTTCACTGAAAAAGGAAGCATCACCATTAAAGCGGAACATTCGTCGACACATAAAGATTTCGTGACTATCAAAATCATCGATACAGGTATCGGCATCTCTGACGAAAAACGCGTCACCATCTTTGAAGCCTTCGAGCAAGCAGACAGTTCCATCAGTCGACGTTATGGCGGTACTGGATTAGGACTGACAATCTCTCGCGAGTTGACATCGCTTTTAGGTGGACATGTTTACGTGGACAGCGAAGTTGGCTACGGTAGCGCGTTTACTTTGGAAATTCCGCAAACACTTCCTGGAGCGAGCTCATCACCTCATAGCGAAACGGCTTCTCAACAGGTGGTTAAATACACCGCTCCAACGCGACCGGAACGTTCCTCTGTGATCGTCGACGAAAAAGTTTCAACCATGATTTCATCTTTGGAACCCCAAAGAAAAACTTTATTAATCGTCGAGGATGACGAAGCCACAAGCCGCTTGATTGCCGAGACGGCCAAAGGCTACGGTTACCAATCACTAGAAGCATCTTCGGGAGAACTGGCTTTAGCCGTTTTAAAAGAGTATGTTCCGACGGCGATCATGCTAGATATTAAACTGCCCGGGATCAGCGGCGTAGGCTTGCTGGAAACTATTAAGCAGATGCCTCGCCTGCGTCACGTTCCGGTTCACATGATCTCGGCTCTGGACTACCAACACAACACGATGCGCATGGGGGCCATGGGTTACCTAGCAAAACCGACTTCGACAAAAGATGTCGGCACAGCCCTTAGCCAAATTGAAGCTTTGATTTCGAAAAAAGCCCGCAGCCTTTTAGTTATCGAAGACGATCAGGCCCAACGAGAAGCGATTATCAGTCTGGTTCAAGGTTTAGACCTTAAAATAGTGGGTGCTAGCCACGGCGAAGAAGCTTTAGAACATTTAAGAAAAGAAAATTTTGATTGCGTGGTTTTGGATCTTGCATTGCCAGACATGAGCGGTGCGGAATTCCTGGATAAGTTGAACGCCGTTAGCTCTCACCTGCCTCCGGTTATTATCTATACAGGTCAGGATCTTTCTCGCGACGAAGAAGCAGCACTTCGTCAGTACGCCGAAAGCATTATTCTTAAGGGCGTGCGTTCTCCGGAACGCTTGTTAGATGAAGTGAACTTGTTCCTTCACCGAGTTGAAGGAGATTTACCAGAATCGCAACGGGATATATTAAAGCAGTTGCGCAGCCGCGAGCAAAGCTTTGAAGGCAGAACAGTTCTTCTGGTCGATGATGATCTGCGAAACTTATTTTCACTAACCCATGTTTTAGAAAGCAAAGGCTTTAAGGTCGTGGTTGCCCGCGATGGTATCGAAGCTCTTGAAAAGCTGGATGAAGTTCCCAAAATCGACGTGATTCTTATGGATATCATGATGCCACGTATGGACGGATATGAAACCATCCAGAAAATCCGTGAAAAAAGTCAGTACGCAACAACACCAATCATCGCATTGACAGCCAAAGCCATGAAGGGC
- the msrB gene encoding peptide-methionine (R)-S-oxide reductase MsrB, with the protein MRTPALISLLVTLAFGATAAPSKKATPPKEESVKTEKYNPETCAFPKDDAELRKLLSPEQYEITKRNATEAPFRNTYWNNHHPGIYVDVISKEPLFSSKDKFDSGTGWPSFSKPISKGTVKEKKDMSHGMVRTEVRSSRADSHLGHVFDDGPGEDGLRYCINSGSLRFVPLEKMEAEGYEDWLKDFNEKDWAEAKKNPYKP; encoded by the coding sequence ATGAGAACACCTGCACTTATTTCGCTGCTTGTGACACTGGCCTTTGGTGCTACGGCAGCTCCTAGCAAAAAAGCGACTCCCCCGAAGGAGGAATCCGTGAAGACTGAAAAGTACAACCCTGAAACTTGCGCCTTTCCGAAAGATGATGCGGAATTAAGAAAACTCTTAAGTCCCGAGCAATACGAAATCACAAAACGTAATGCAACCGAAGCTCCTTTTAGAAATACCTATTGGAATAATCATCATCCCGGAATTTACGTCGACGTGATTTCTAAAGAGCCGTTATTTTCGTCAAAGGACAAATTTGATTCTGGTACGGGATGGCCGAGCTTTAGTAAACCTATCAGTAAAGGCACCGTGAAAGAAAAGAAAGACATGTCTCACGGCATGGTTCGAACTGAGGTTCGATCTTCTCGCGCAGATTCACACTTGGGCCATGTTTTTGATGACGGTCCCGGAGAAGATGGTTTGCGCTATTGTATTAACTCCGGCTCTTTGCGTTTCGTTCCATTAGAAAAAATGGAGGCGGAAGGTTATGAAGATTGGCTCAAAGATTTTAACGAAAAAGATTGGGCCGAAGCTAAAAAGAATCCTTATAAACCATAG
- a CDS encoding VOC family protein: METNELHRGRLIDHIQLVVKDLAASKKFYMAVFNTLGIPLGGEGPDYFWVDELFVSSSDSKAALGKLTGRVHLAFQAQDRDMVQKFYKAALEAGGKDNGAPGERPYHPGYYAAFVIDPDGNNIEAVFHGPAKKSADSVKITF, translated from the coding sequence ATGGAAACAAACGAGCTTCACCGCGGTCGCTTGATCGACCATATTCAATTAGTAGTTAAAGATCTTGCCGCCAGCAAAAAGTTTTATATGGCTGTCTTCAACACCCTGGGAATTCCCTTGGGCGGTGAAGGCCCCGATTATTTCTGGGTCGATGAATTGTTTGTGTCGTCGTCAGATAGCAAAGCCGCCCTTGGAAAACTTACGGGCCGTGTGCATTTAGCGTTTCAAGCTCAGGATCGCGACATGGTTCAGAAGTTTTATAAAGCCGCTTTAGAAGCCGGCGGCAAAGACAATGGCGCCCCAGGGGAACGTCCCTATCATCCCGGCTATTACGCTGCTTTTGTGATCGATCCTGATGGCAACAACATCGAGGCGGTATTTCATGGACCAGCGAAAAAATCAGCAGATTCCGTGAAAATCACATTCTAA
- the ggt gene encoding gamma-glutamyltransferase, protein MKQRLLFLSFTALLLSCQNKVIRTDKERVDRETAQAYGSRYAVSTQGRFASQAAEKIFAQNGNIIDATVAASFTVSVERPQSTGIGGGGFMIFHDAKSEETYAIDFRERAPLKATKNMYIGKDGKADADKSQNGVLAVAVPGLVAGLLEIHQRFGSLPLETVLQPAIELAENGFPIYPEFHRALENRAEVLAKDPEAKKVFLTADGKVPAIGTILVQKDLAKTLRLIAKNGKSGFYKGDVAQSIIKLSKKHKGIITQKDFDSYQVKWRKPLVGKFQKYEVVSMPPPSSGGVHVIQFLEFLERDQLKKEGPLTAKSIHLAASALQSSFADRAKYLGDPDFVKVPVEGLISKDYVQSRRNEVSLDRARKAAEVAAGKPPGYESTETTHLSLMDAEGNAVATTQTINGWMGAAIVAPGTGIVLNNEMDDFSAQEGGSNLFGAIGGKPNAIAPQKTPLSSMSPTLLLSNKKPVLAVGAPGGTRIISCVAQTILNYVEFKTSLYDSVAMLRYHHQWQPDVLYIDPPGPGADVIAKLQGMGYDVKIEPVPCYVMAVANERDTLHGVADPRDIGISVAK, encoded by the coding sequence ATGAAACAAAGACTGCTCTTTCTTTCCTTCACCGCTTTACTTTTAAGCTGTCAAAACAAAGTCATACGCACAGACAAAGAACGTGTCGATCGCGAGACGGCTCAAGCCTATGGTTCACGTTACGCCGTTTCTACGCAAGGACGGTTCGCCTCTCAGGCCGCAGAGAAAATCTTTGCGCAAAACGGAAATATCATTGATGCCACCGTCGCGGCATCATTCACGGTGTCGGTGGAGCGTCCGCAATCAACCGGCATTGGCGGCGGCGGCTTTATGATCTTTCACGACGCTAAAAGTGAAGAAACCTATGCCATAGATTTTCGTGAACGCGCTCCATTAAAAGCCACCAAGAATATGTATATCGGGAAAGATGGTAAGGCTGATGCCGATAAATCTCAAAACGGCGTGTTAGCTGTCGCGGTTCCTGGCTTAGTGGCGGGGCTTTTAGAGATTCACCAACGCTTTGGCTCTTTACCTCTGGAAACGGTTTTACAACCCGCGATTGAACTCGCGGAAAATGGTTTTCCCATTTACCCCGAATTCCATCGGGCTTTAGAAAATCGCGCGGAAGTTCTTGCTAAAGATCCTGAAGCGAAAAAGGTCTTCTTAACCGCTGACGGCAAGGTGCCTGCGATAGGAACGATTTTGGTACAAAAAGATTTAGCGAAAACTCTTCGTTTGATTGCGAAAAATGGAAAGAGTGGATTCTATAAAGGGGATGTTGCTCAATCCATCATCAAGCTGTCTAAGAAACACAAAGGCATTATCACCCAAAAAGATTTCGACAGCTATCAAGTGAAGTGGCGTAAACCATTGGTCGGAAAGTTTCAAAAATATGAAGTGGTTTCTATGCCGCCGCCCAGCTCTGGCGGAGTTCACGTTATCCAATTTTTAGAATTTCTTGAAAGAGATCAGCTAAAAAAAGAAGGTCCCCTTACCGCGAAGTCCATCCATCTTGCCGCTTCGGCATTACAGTCTTCCTTTGCCGACCGCGCGAAATACTTGGGTGATCCCGATTTTGTGAAGGTGCCCGTTGAAGGTTTGATTTCTAAAGATTATGTGCAAAGCCGGCGTAACGAAGTGTCTCTAGATCGCGCTCGCAAAGCCGCGGAAGTGGCGGCGGGTAAACCTCCAGGTTACGAATCTACGGAAACCACGCACTTGTCTTTGATGGATGCAGAAGGCAACGCTGTTGCCACCACTCAAACTATCAATGGCTGGATGGGTGCTGCGATTGTCGCTCCGGGCACGGGTATTGTTTTGAATAACGAAATGGACGACTTCTCAGCCCAAGAAGGCGGGTCTAATTTATTTGGGGCTATTGGCGGAAAACCCAATGCTATTGCTCCTCAAAAAACACCTTTAAGCAGCATGTCGCCGACTTTGCTTTTAAGTAACAAGAAACCTGTGTTAGCAGTGGGCGCCCCCGGTGGCACTCGCATCATTAGCTGTGTCGCGCAAACAATCTTAAACTATGTCGAGTTTAAAACATCGTTGTATGATTCCGTCGCTATGCTACGCTATCACCACCAATGGCAACCGGATGTTTTGTATATTGATCCCCCAGGACCTGGAGCGGATGTGATCGCAAAACTTCAAGGGATGGGATACGACGTAAAAATCGAGCCGGTGCCTTGTTATGTCATGGCCGTTGCAAATGAAAGAGACACTCTTCACGGCGTCGCCGACCCACGTGATATCGGAATTAGTGTCGCAAAATAA
- the udk gene encoding uridine kinase encodes MSVYIIGVTGGSGSGKTHFALELQKQLGEDNCMILYQDNYYIDQSARFDGDGGSVNFDHPSSLDFSLLAQGLRQLKEGQDIKVPLYDFKTHTRRPETLTKSPTKIVLVDGILILHSDLVRAELNEAVFFDTPEELRFQRRLHRDVHHRGRTPDGVKKQFELQVRPMHNEFVEPSKSFADIVVKDLGEYSETLNSFCQRLNTYLDS; translated from the coding sequence ATGAGCGTTTACATTATCGGTGTAACAGGTGGCAGCGGATCAGGCAAAACTCACTTCGCCTTAGAGTTACAAAAGCAATTGGGTGAAGACAATTGCATGATCCTGTATCAAGACAACTACTACATCGATCAGTCGGCCCGCTTTGATGGCGATGGCGGATCTGTGAACTTCGATCATCCTAGCAGCCTGGATTTTTCTTTATTGGCGCAAGGTCTTCGCCAACTTAAAGAGGGTCAGGACATTAAAGTCCCTCTGTATGATTTTAAAACTCACACACGACGCCCAGAAACTTTGACCAAAAGCCCCACAAAAATAGTTTTAGTGGATGGAATCCTGATTCTGCACTCGGATTTAGTGCGTGCCGAACTTAACGAGGCTGTCTTCTTTGATACTCCTGAAGAACTGCGTTTCCAACGTCGCCTTCATCGCGACGTTCACCACCGCGGTCGCACGCCTGACGGGGTTAAAAAGCAATTTGAACTTCAAGTGCGTCCGATGCACAATGAGTTTGTCGAACCTTCCAAGAGCTTTGCCGATATCGTGGTAAAAGATCTTGGAGAGTACTCAGAAACTTTAAACTCTTTTTGCCAAAGACTGAACACGTACTTAGATTCCTAA
- the upp gene encoding uracil phosphoribosyltransferase gives MHTQVKVIEHPLLKHKLGYLRDKDTYSHEFREIVKEISKILVYEAMRDWKHLESVPIETPIAKTVAERIIQPPVVVSIMRAGNGMLDAVLSMIPRASTGFIGIYRDKFIQNTVEYYFKLPQDVQNKEIILCDPLIATADTIVAAIDRLKNYGVGKVKVLSILASHHGLDRILHFHPDVEIYTLNIEEQVNEMGYLVPGLGDAGDRLFQTK, from the coding sequence ATGCATACTCAAGTCAAAGTCATTGAACATCCCTTACTTAAACATAAACTCGGCTATTTGCGCGATAAGGACACGTACTCCCATGAATTTCGGGAAATCGTAAAAGAGATTTCAAAAATTCTGGTGTATGAGGCCATGCGCGACTGGAAGCATTTGGAATCAGTTCCTATTGAGACTCCCATTGCTAAAACCGTCGCCGAACGTATTATTCAGCCCCCCGTCGTCGTGTCTATAATGCGTGCCGGGAACGGGATGCTGGATGCCGTGCTGTCGATGATCCCGCGCGCCTCTACGGGCTTTATAGGCATTTATAGAGACAAATTTATTCAAAACACCGTGGAGTATTATTTTAAACTTCCTCAGGATGTTCAGAATAAAGAAATTATACTCTGCGATCCTTTGATTGCCACGGCGGACACTATTGTGGCAGCTATAGATCGTTTAAAAAACTACGGCGTCGGCAAAGTGAAGGTTTTAAGTATTTTAGCCAGCCATCACGGGCTTGATAGAATCTTGCACTTTCACCCGGATGTAGAGATCTACACGCTCAACATCGAAGAACAGGTCAACGAAATGGGCTACTTAGTCCCAGGCCTGGGCGATGCCGGAGACAGATTGTTTCAAACCAAATAG
- a CDS encoding DUF1688 family protein produces MNSHTYTEKDLDFLLSPSAIRDSAEKILQLTEDGKTHFNYHPEKMSSVVNYVVDVIRDKYPTLDIPFHSRWGHFRAGQVDRVKILEAKLSEKDALEIARTKLDLVITSVLLDAGAGDSWIYEERLTGKKISRSEGLAVASFYLFIQGHLSSHRTNPLQVDSLALRSLNEKTLRSAFQVRPDNPLVGVEGRLALLKNLGEVLARKKDLFKGERPGGLVDYLLARYGYTVTGPQILRAVLDGFGDIWPGRVKVGTTNLGDIWSYDKIPGGLAAFHKLSQWMSYSLMEPLMEAGFEITGIEKLTGLAEYRNGGLLLDLGLISLKQNELQQRPHRPDSDLVIEWRGLTISLLDRIGAEVRKKLNKSDEDFPLAKVLEGGTWWAGRKAAGSLRKDSSPPLKIESDGTVF; encoded by the coding sequence ATGAATAGTCATACTTACACAGAAAAAGATTTGGACTTTCTTTTATCACCTTCTGCAATCAGAGACAGTGCCGAAAAGATTTTGCAACTGACTGAAGATGGGAAAACCCACTTCAACTATCATCCGGAAAAAATGAGTTCAGTCGTAAACTATGTCGTGGATGTGATTCGCGATAAATATCCGACCTTGGACATTCCATTTCATTCACGTTGGGGCCACTTCCGTGCAGGACAGGTGGATCGCGTGAAGATTCTAGAGGCCAAGCTTTCAGAAAAAGATGCGTTAGAAATTGCGCGCACAAAGCTAGATCTCGTTATCACCTCGGTGTTGCTAGATGCCGGGGCCGGAGATTCGTGGATTTACGAAGAAAGACTGACTGGTAAAAAAATCTCGCGTTCAGAAGGCTTAGCCGTCGCCAGCTTCTATCTTTTTATCCAAGGGCATCTTTCCAGCCATCGTACGAATCCTTTGCAAGTGGACTCCTTGGCTTTACGAAGCCTTAACGAAAAAACTTTGCGTTCGGCTTTTCAAGTGCGCCCTGACAACCCTCTTGTGGGCGTTGAAGGTCGCCTGGCTCTGTTAAAAAACCTAGGTGAAGTTCTGGCGCGTAAAAAAGATTTATTCAAAGGCGAACGTCCCGGCGGATTGGTGGATTATCTTCTGGCTCGCTATGGATATACCGTGACCGGTCCGCAAATTTTGCGCGCTGTTTTAGATGGCTTCGGCGATATTTGGCCGGGACGCGTGAAAGTCGGCACCACCAATCTGGGCGACATCTGGTCTTACGATAAAATCCCGGGAGGCCTTGCCGCCTTTCACAAGCTTTCACAGTGGATGAGCTATTCTTTAATGGAGCCGTTGATGGAAGCGGGATTTGAAATTACCGGTATCGAAAAACTGACCGGTTTAGCCGAGTACCGCAATGGCGGCCTGCTTTTGGATTTAGGACTGATCTCTTTAAAGCAAAATGAGTTGCAGCAGCGTCCTCACCGACCGGATTCAGATTTGGTAATTGAGTGGCGAGGCCTGACAATTTCGTTGCTGGACAGAATCGGCGCTGAAGTTCGCAAAAAATTAAACAAGTCCGACGAAGATTTTCCATTAGCAAAAGTTCTTGAAGGGGGCACGTGGTGGGCAGGTCGTAAAGCCGCTGGATCCCTCAGAAAAGACAGCTCGCCTCCTTTAAAAATTGAGAGCGATGGAACCGTATTTTAA
- a CDS encoding GTP cyclohydrolase II encodes MKRSSHVILTSHSSQVFRGSPPIKWGASSPQERGPVIASLTEPKKRNAIGTHSGSYTVYRALSIAQGRYSTLHKPDLHNTESPVKIGPYASWYDSKKIVSIDPWGFDVPHHFKEYFEEGYDIRPTVAVTQAHLQIPEINEAIAAGRLHIDGKIITKNKDIKITKVAFEPVWYLPGIAQRLGVEEGALRKILFQETGGMFPELVTRPDLKVMLPPIGNTTVYIFGNPQDLAKPDVELTCRVHDECNGSDVFGSDICTCRPYLIYGIEDAARTAQNGGVGIIAYYRKEGRALGEVTKFLVYNARKRQQGGDSAATYFHRTECVAGVEDARFQELMPDILHFFGITKIHNLHSMSNMKYDAIVKSGIEVVNRVCIPPHLIPPDAQVEIEAKKAKGYFTADVSKSAEELKTVIGRPIDE; translated from the coding sequence ATGAAAAGATCGTCGCACGTTATTTTGACGTCACATTCCAGTCAGGTTTTTCGAGGAAGCCCGCCGATAAAGTGGGGAGCATCGTCCCCTCAAGAGCGCGGCCCTGTGATTGCCTCTTTAACCGAGCCGAAAAAAAGAAACGCTATTGGCACTCACAGTGGCAGTTACACAGTTTACCGGGCTCTTTCTATAGCCCAAGGCAGATACTCGACGCTGCATAAGCCAGATCTTCACAATACCGAAAGCCCGGTGAAGATCGGACCTTATGCCTCTTGGTATGATTCAAAAAAAATCGTCTCTATTGACCCATGGGGTTTTGATGTTCCTCATCACTTCAAAGAGTATTTCGAAGAAGGTTACGATATTCGTCCGACCGTTGCTGTGACCCAAGCTCATTTGCAAATTCCTGAGATCAACGAGGCCATCGCTGCCGGGCGCTTACATATTGATGGCAAGATCATCACAAAAAACAAAGATATTAAAATCACGAAAGTCGCTTTCGAACCTGTTTGGTACCTTCCAGGAATCGCCCAGCGTTTGGGTGTGGAAGAAGGCGCCTTAAGAAAAATTTTATTCCAAGAAACGGGCGGCATGTTTCCGGAGCTAGTGACACGGCCTGATCTTAAAGTCATGCTGCCACCGATCGGTAACACCACAGTTTATATATTTGGCAATCCTCAAGACTTGGCAAAGCCCGACGTCGAGCTGACATGCAGAGTGCATGATGAGTGCAATGGTTCTGACGTGTTCGGTTCAGATATTTGCACATGCCGTCCTTATTTGATCTACGGTATTGAAGATGCGGCTCGCACAGCGCAGAACGGCGGCGTGGGAATTATCGCCTATTACCGCAAGGAAGGTCGCGCCCTCGGAGAGGTCACGAAGTTCCTGGTCTACAATGCTCGCAAACGCCAGCAAGGCGGCGATTCGGCAGCGACCTATTTTCACCGCACGGAATGTGTTGCGGGTGTTGAAGATGCTCGCTTTCAAGAATTAATGCCTGATATTTTGCATTTCTTTGGCATTACAAAAATCCACAATCTGCACTCGATGAGTAATATGAAATACGATGCCATCGTCAAAAGCGGCATCGAAGTGGTCAACCGAGTCTGTATTCCTCCGCATTTAATTCCTCCAGATGCCCAGGTCGAAATTGAAGCGAAAAAAGCCAAAGGTTATTTCACCGCCGACGTCAGCAAATCAGCAGAAGAATTAAAAACAGTTATCGGGAGACCTATCGATGAATAG